One stretch of Punica granatum isolate Tunisia-2019 chromosome 5, ASM765513v2, whole genome shotgun sequence DNA includes these proteins:
- the LOC116208922 gene encoding UDP-glycosyltransferase 73E1-like, with amino-acid sequence MAAAASSSCSSHQWEGLHFVLIPLMCPGHLIPMVDIARLIAQHRVNVTIVTTPLNAARVEATVGRASASGLPVRLLEVNFPAGEAGVPEGCENIDALPNMGMIKNFMAATNMMQNPIERLLREIMPAPSCIVSDRTLPWTGNLARNLGIPRVLFDGTSCFTHLCMYNLQLYKTHEKVADRWELFMVPGMPGRIEFTRAQLAGNFNPPSNVDMEEIRKRIREESEAAHAVIINSFEELETEYVEAYRKTNEGARSWCIGPVSLCNKNMLDISQRGNRSSEDHSRFLHWLDSHPPRSAIYACLGSLNRVTVDQMKELGRGLESSKSPFIWVIRGANHGEELDQWLSEDGLEERVQGRGLLIRGWAPQVLILSHPSVGGFLTHCGWNSTLEGISAGVPMVTWPLFAEQFYNEKLLVDVLRVGVSVGAKEVVHLGEEDKHGVMLKAEDVRVAVDKVMSGDEEGEERRKTAKELARKATEAGEEGGSSYVNIKKLIEHIRGRA; translated from the coding sequence atggctgctgctgcttcttccTCTTGTTCTTCTCATCAATGGGAGGGCCTCCACTTTGTGCTAATACCCCTCATGTGTCCCGGTCACCTGATCCCAATGGTGGACATTGCCCGTCTCATCGCACAACATCGAGTCAATGTCACCATAGTCACCACCCCGCTGAATGCAGCCCGAGTTGAGGCAACAGTTGGTCGTGCCTCAGCCTCTGGCTTGCCTGTCAGGCTTCTTGAGGTTAATTTTCCAGCTGGCGAGGCCGGGGTCCCCGAAGGTTGTGAGAATATCGACGCCCTTCCTAACATGGGCATGATCAAGAACTTCATGGCTGCAACTAACATGATGCAAAACCCAATCGAGCGCCTCCTTAGAGAGATCATGCCAGCTCCCAGCTGCATCGTGTCGGACAGGACCTTACCATGGACGGGCAACCTCGCTCGGAACTTGGGGATCCCGAGGGTCCTGTTCGATGGCACGAGCTGTTTCACTCACCTATGCATGTATAACCTTCAACTCTACAAGACCCACGAAAAGGTTGCCGATCGTTGGGAGCTCTTTATGGTACCTGGGATGCCTGGTAGGATAGAATTCACTAGGGCACAACTCGCTGGTAATTTCAATCCCCCGTCGAATGTCGATATGGAAGAGATCAGGAAAAGGATCAGGGAGGAGTCAGAAGCAGCGCATGCCGTCATAATTAACAGTTTCGAGGAGCTGGAAACGGAGTACGTCGAAGCTTATAGAAAGACCAATGAGGGTGCTAGGTCTTGGTGCATCGGTCCAGTGTCACTTTGCAACAAGAACATGCTAGACATAAGCCAACGAGGTAATCGTTCCTCTGAAGACCATTCCCGATTCTTACACTGGCTAGACTCTCACCCACCCCGATCCGCCATCTATGCTTGTCTTGGAAGTCTGAACCGGGTCACAGTGGATCAGATGAAAGAGCTGGGCCGGGGCCTGGAATCATCGAAGAGCCCATTCATTTGGGTCATCCGGGGAGCAAACCATGGCGAGGAGCTCGACCAATGGCTCTCGGAGGATGGGTTGGAAGAGAGGGTCCAGGGGCGTGGCTTGCTGATCCGGGGGTGGGCACCGCAGGTCCTGATTCTCTCGCACCCATCGGTCGGCGGATTCCTGACGCACTGTGGGTGGAACTCCACACTGGAAGGGATCAGCGCGGGCGTGCCGATGGTGACATGGCCGCTTTTTGCTGAGCAGTTCTATAACGAGAAGTTGCTTGTGGATGTTCTGAGGGTCGGGGTCAGTGTCGGGGCCAAGGAGGTGGTGCACTTGGGTGAAGAAGATAAGCACGGAGTGATGTTGAAGGCGGAGGATGTCAGGGTTGCAGTGGATAAGGTGATGAGTGGAGAtgaagagggagaggagaggaggaagACGGCTAAAGAGCTTGCAAGGAAGGCCACAGAAGCAGGAGAGGAAGGCGGGTCTTCATATGTCAATATCAAGAAACTGATCGAGCATATAAGGGGACGAGCCTag